A single window of Haloferax marinisediminis DNA harbors:
- a CDS encoding PAS domain S-box protein: MGGQDDQSADSMGRRRSDNTEPSSLDLDETSLFGPLATAVTDGVVTADEDDRIVFANPAVESLLGWSPSEIVGRSIWSLLPDEWRCEDAGLFTRTLDVGADSVGVDSTVAVPLRHHDGHDVQTTVRVQEHAYEGERLVTLVITDVAETSADLVSRLEAEAALERERAVFDRLLETIPAGTMVTNSDGEITRINSRAERALGVSDSNPLGKRYTDLELHIHDEDGDPIPVDDHVVMRVFETGEPVVGAEFGLVGPDGSERWLSMNCAPVVAPDGTVQEAITVARDVTEQKQHERQLQAFRKAVEQAGHSVYLTDTDGILEYVNPAFEELTGYDATEAVGNPPSILTADEHDDAFYDDLWQTVLSGKVWHGEVTNRRKSGERYTVNQTIAPVVDEHGEIDRFVAVNADITEQKRREETLERHRNKLERIQQVTESLRPLNRELARASTREEVRRLVCEQLALSDAYQFAWYGELNPAVGRVIPADWAGVDSDFVDQFDVSGLTSESSWHPFAQAVHSQAVQAEQNVLGSHEESDRRGDALRWGYQSMAAVPIGYGGTVYGVVGVYTSRTAAFDENERALLGELGNRIGHAMNAIENKHLLYTDTVTELSFQSEDPDSVFNDLTDDLDCRLVIETITPARDDGYVCYVRVEGVDVAAVCDRLASGPAELCPRVVDDGDSAGLLECTIRTAPSATLLDYGATVRSVVVDEGQTTVVGEVAPEADVREIVAGMMGHAETTLVAKRTVDRQVSTLTATRETLDDLLTARQLEVLELAYHAGYFESPRLSTGDDLARVMGISSPTFYLHVRKATRRVLDSLLNERSLG, translated from the coding sequence ATGGGTGGGCAAGACGACCAGTCGGCCGATTCGATGGGACGGAGACGGTCCGATAACACCGAACCGTCGTCACTCGACCTCGATGAGACGAGTCTGTTCGGTCCACTCGCAACGGCCGTGACTGATGGGGTGGTCACCGCCGACGAGGACGACCGAATCGTCTTCGCGAACCCTGCAGTCGAATCACTCCTCGGATGGTCGCCCAGCGAGATTGTTGGGAGGTCGATATGGTCGTTGCTTCCCGACGAGTGGCGCTGCGAAGATGCAGGCCTGTTCACGAGAACACTCGATGTCGGAGCAGACTCCGTCGGGGTCGACTCCACCGTCGCGGTCCCGCTCAGACATCACGATGGGCACGACGTACAGACGACAGTTCGCGTCCAAGAGCACGCATACGAGGGTGAGAGACTGGTCACTCTCGTCATTACGGATGTTGCAGAGACTTCGGCGGACCTCGTCTCTCGCCTCGAAGCGGAGGCAGCGCTCGAACGTGAGCGAGCAGTGTTCGACCGCTTACTCGAGACGATTCCCGCCGGAACCATGGTGACGAACTCCGACGGTGAGATAACGCGAATCAACAGTCGTGCCGAGCGTGCGCTCGGAGTGTCGGATTCGAACCCACTCGGCAAGCGATACACCGACCTGGAATTACACATTCACGACGAAGACGGCGACCCCATCCCGGTCGACGACCACGTTGTCATGCGAGTGTTCGAGACCGGGGAACCGGTGGTCGGTGCCGAGTTCGGACTCGTGGGCCCGGACGGGTCAGAGCGGTGGCTTTCGATGAACTGTGCTCCCGTCGTAGCCCCAGACGGCACTGTCCAAGAGGCAATCACCGTTGCTCGCGACGTAACCGAGCAGAAGCAACACGAGCGACAACTGCAGGCGTTTCGGAAGGCGGTCGAACAGGCAGGTCACTCGGTGTACCTCACAGACACGGACGGGATACTCGAGTACGTCAACCCCGCCTTCGAGGAACTCACCGGCTACGACGCGACCGAGGCGGTTGGCAACCCTCCGAGTATTCTGACCGCCGATGAACACGACGACGCGTTCTACGACGACCTCTGGCAGACGGTTCTCTCGGGGAAGGTGTGGCACGGAGAGGTCACGAACCGACGGAAGTCGGGAGAACGCTACACCGTCAACCAGACGATTGCACCCGTCGTCGACGAACACGGCGAAATCGACCGTTTCGTCGCTGTGAACGCAGATATCACGGAACAGAAACGGCGAGAAGAGACGCTCGAACGACACCGAAACAAACTCGAACGAATCCAACAGGTGACCGAGAGTCTTCGACCGCTCAACCGAGAACTCGCCCGTGCCTCGACCCGGGAAGAGGTTAGACGACTCGTCTGTGAGCAGTTGGCGCTCTCGGATGCGTACCAGTTTGCCTGGTACGGGGAGTTGAACCCGGCGGTTGGTCGGGTGATTCCCGCCGACTGGGCCGGTGTCGATTCGGACTTCGTCGACCAGTTCGACGTCTCTGGACTCACCAGCGAGTCGTCGTGGCATCCATTCGCCCAAGCCGTCCACTCTCAGGCGGTACAGGCGGAACAAAACGTACTCGGGAGTCACGAGGAGTCGGACCGGCGCGGGGACGCACTCCGCTGGGGATACCAGTCGATGGCCGCAGTTCCTATCGGGTACGGAGGGACCGTTTACGGCGTGGTCGGCGTATACACGAGCCGGACAGCGGCGTTCGACGAGAACGAGCGCGCGCTCCTCGGTGAACTCGGCAACCGAATCGGTCACGCGATGAACGCAATCGAGAACAAACACCTCCTCTACACGGATACGGTCACCGAACTGAGTTTCCAGTCTGAAGACCCAGATTCGGTGTTCAACGACCTCACCGACGACCTCGACTGTCGATTGGTCATCGAGACGATTACTCCCGCACGGGACGACGGATACGTCTGCTACGTGCGTGTCGAAGGTGTCGACGTGGCAGCGGTCTGTGACCGACTCGCCTCCGGGCCTGCAGAACTGTGTCCACGAGTCGTCGATGACGGTGACTCGGCGGGATTGCTAGAGTGTACCATCCGAACTGCACCGTCAGCGACACTCCTCGACTACGGTGCGACCGTTCGCTCTGTCGTCGTCGACGAGGGACAGACGACTGTCGTCGGTGAGGTGGCACCAGAGGCAGATGTACGTGAAATCGTCGCCGGGATGATGGGACATGCCGAGACGACGCTCGTCGCAAAGCGGACAGTCGACCGGCAAGTGTCGACGCTCACTGCCACTCGTGAGACGTTGGACGACCTGCTGACGGCACGTCAACTGGAGGTACTCGAACTGGCGTACCACGCGGGGTACTTCGAATCGCCCAGACTTTCGACTGGTGACGACCTCGCCCGAGTCATGGGCATCTCGTCGCCGACGTTCTACCTCCACGTCCGTAAGGCGACGCGACGAGTGCTCGATAGCCTGCTGAACGAACGGTCGTTAGGCTGA
- a CDS encoding FAD-dependent oxidoreductase, which yields MDPIVIVGGDAAGMSAAAKFKREHPDRDVVVLEKGEYVSYAACGMPYYVKGAVEEFDDLIQVTPEEFIEDRDIDLRLHHEVVAIDTDAHEVTAETPDGEVTLTYDQLLLGTGARAIEPPFEGMDLDGVHTLHSLDSAKAVHDLMEGNSLSAVGIVGGGYVGIEMAEAFAEHDVDVHLFEMLPHVLAPFGEMVSEKVEEHMREKGIDLHLDTAVDGFTGDSGRLTGVVVGDETVDVGLALVAVGVTPNAELADEAGIELGETGAIATDEHGRTSAEDVFAAGDCAEARHVVTGEPAYVPLALTANRAGRAIGQTMAGDETPVGDIAGTAVVKAFDLEVARTGIIDEAEARDAGFDPVSVTITGSSRAHYYPGAKPIHLTMVGDRDSKRVLGAAMVGREGVSKRIDTVAAALHTETTVGELEYFDLAYAPPFSPTWDPVLTTAKVLGGKLD from the coding sequence ATGGACCCGATTGTCATCGTCGGTGGTGATGCTGCTGGGATGAGTGCGGCAGCGAAGTTCAAGCGTGAACACCCCGACAGGGATGTCGTCGTCCTGGAGAAGGGCGAATACGTCTCATACGCCGCGTGCGGGATGCCGTACTACGTCAAAGGCGCTGTCGAGGAGTTCGACGACCTCATCCAGGTCACCCCCGAGGAGTTCATCGAAGACCGCGACATCGACCTTCGCTTGCACCACGAAGTCGTCGCTATCGACACGGACGCCCACGAAGTGACCGCTGAGACCCCCGACGGAGAGGTCACACTGACCTACGACCAACTACTTCTCGGGACCGGGGCTCGAGCAATCGAACCACCGTTCGAGGGGATGGACCTCGACGGCGTTCACACACTTCACAGCCTCGACAGTGCGAAAGCCGTCCACGACCTGATGGAAGGCAACTCTCTCTCGGCCGTTGGCATCGTCGGTGGTGGCTACGTCGGTATCGAGATGGCCGAAGCGTTCGCCGAACACGACGTCGACGTCCACCTCTTCGAGATGCTCCCGCACGTTCTCGCCCCGTTCGGTGAGATGGTCTCTGAGAAGGTAGAAGAACACATGCGCGAGAAGGGAATCGACCTCCACCTCGACACGGCCGTAGATGGGTTTACTGGCGATAGTGGTCGGCTCACAGGTGTCGTCGTCGGTGACGAAACGGTCGATGTCGGCCTCGCCCTCGTCGCCGTCGGTGTGACGCCGAACGCCGAACTCGCCGACGAGGCTGGTATCGAACTCGGTGAGACCGGTGCCATCGCAACTGACGAGCACGGCCGAACGAGCGCCGAGGATGTCTTCGCCGCTGGTGACTGCGCCGAGGCGCGACACGTCGTCACCGGAGAACCGGCGTACGTCCCTCTCGCACTCACTGCGAACCGGGCCGGCCGGGCGATCGGACAGACCATGGCCGGCGACGAGACGCCTGTGGGTGATATCGCTGGGACGGCCGTCGTAAAGGCGTTCGACCTCGAAGTGGCACGGACGGGGATCATCGACGAAGCGGAAGCCCGCGATGCTGGATTCGACCCAGTGAGCGTCACTATCACTGGCTCCTCACGGGCACACTACTACCCCGGTGCGAAACCGATTCACCTCACGATGGTCGGCGACCGCGACTCGAAGCGGGTCCTCGGTGCAGCGATGGTCGGCCGTGAGGGCGTCTCCAAGCGTATCGACACCGTCGCTGCCGCGTTACACACAGAGACCACTGTCGGCGAACTCGAATACTTCGACCTGGCGTACGCACCACCGTTCAGTCCGACGTGGGACCCCGTTCTCACAACCGCAAAAGTACTCGGCGGGAAACTCGACTGA
- the trxA gene encoding thioredoxin yields the protein MSEPEIVADEPIHVDSVEHFKAVVDREGVVLVDFYADWCGPCKMLEPIVETLAAETDAVVAKVDIDEFQQLAGAYQVQSVPNVVFFADGEPKKRVVGMRGEDVLRSVIEDLSS from the coding sequence ATGTCCGAACCGGAAATCGTAGCTGACGAACCCATCCACGTCGACTCTGTCGAACACTTCAAAGCCGTCGTCGACCGCGAGGGCGTCGTTCTCGTCGACTTCTACGCCGACTGGTGTGGGCCGTGTAAGATGCTCGAACCCATCGTCGAGACGCTCGCAGCAGAGACTGATGCTGTCGTGGCGAAAGTCGATATCGACGAATTCCAGCAACTCGCCGGCGCCTATCAAGTACAGAGCGTCCCCAACGTCGTGTTCTTCGCCGATGGCGAACCGAAAAAGCGCGTCGTCGGCATGCGCGGTGAAGACGTTCTCCGCTCGGTCATCGAAGACCTCTCTTCCTAG
- a CDS encoding DoxX family protein, which produces MAATGQIEIFGNRMDFDYSQGATGYVLVLVRLITGYWFLNAGMGKYLAPEPFSAAGWLANSTGPISGFLAWAAATPWMLEFTNFMIPLGQTLIGLGILIGALTRLAAFFGGFLMVFFYLGNADWGHGMVNGDLFGLMMFALIGTLAMGRILGLDAIIEKTEFVRQRPALKYILG; this is translated from the coding sequence ATGGCCGCAACTGGACAAATTGAAATATTCGGCAACAGAATGGACTTCGACTACTCGCAGGGTGCGACGGGCTACGTGCTCGTCCTCGTCCGTCTCATCACGGGCTACTGGTTCCTCAACGCAGGGATGGGTAAGTACCTTGCACCAGAACCGTTCAGCGCCGCTGGCTGGCTGGCGAACTCGACGGGACCCATCAGTGGCTTCCTCGCGTGGGCCGCCGCGACTCCGTGGATGCTCGAATTCACGAACTTCATGATTCCGCTCGGCCAGACCCTCATCGGCCTCGGCATCCTCATCGGCGCACTCACCCGGCTTGCCGCCTTCTTCGGTGGCTTCCTGATGGTGTTCTTCTACCTGGGGAACGCCGACTGGGGACACGGCATGGTCAACGGTGACCTCTTCGGCCTCATGATGTTCGCCCTCATCGGCACCCTCGCCATGGGCCGCATCCTCGGCCTCGACGCCATCATCGAGAAGACGGAGTTCGTCCGACAACGCCCCGCCCTCAAATACATCCTCGGCTGA